One segment of Rosa chinensis cultivar Old Blush chromosome 6, RchiOBHm-V2, whole genome shotgun sequence DNA contains the following:
- the LOC112172227 gene encoding ankyrin repeat-containing protein BDA1 — protein MEEELHQAALKGSVPALLELLRQHPHILNGTPSLSDTPLHVAAILGHSAFAAELLTRSPELASRLNLQGSSPLHLAAAKGCVEIVKSLVLVNADLGLVWDRDGLTPLHLGVIKGRVGVVAELARVRPEAARVLTQGGESGFHLCVKHHRFEVLKVLVGCVGKDDDFVNWRDGDGNTVLHVAVAKKQLEVINYLLDNTKIEVNAQNSNGFTALDVLSHSTRDLRDLEIKESLQYSGASKFIKKAPSVMFDQDTVQVPTTMQPLMSKRRSLRQLVFKPKQKEVDWLGRKRSSLMVVASLIATVAFQSAINPPGAVWQSDYLEDSNGNPVDKPHHAGQSVMADTEPSLYGLYMISNTLAFLSSLSIILLLVSGLPMKRRRWMWIQMVIMWVAITALTATYFIGLIFMTPQQQKGGYLYHVTQVSVLVWMALMGIVFFGNVVRAARWLLRKYGCMKKKPRDDSLDEDYDIDDL, from the exons ATGGAAGAAGAGCTTCACCAAGCAGCCCTGAAGGGCTCCGTACCTGCTCTCCTCGAACTCCTCAGACAACACCCTCATATCCTCAACGGCACCCCATCTCTCTCCGACACCCCCTTACACGTCGCCGCCATTCTCGGCCACTCCGCCTTCGCCGCCGAGTTACTCACCCGGAGCCCCGAACTCGCCTCCCGGCTCAACCTCCAAGGCTCCTCGCCGCTCCACCTGGCAGCAGCAAAAGGGTGCGTGGAGATAGTCAAGAGTCTGGTGCTGGTCAACGCTGATCTGGGCTTGGTCTGGGATCGGGATGGGTTGACTCCTCTGCATCTGGGGGTGATCAAGGGCCGGGTTGGGGTGGTGGCCGAGTTGGCCCGGGTTAGACCGGAGGCGGCTCGGGTGTTGACTCAGGGAGGGGAGAGTGGGTTTCACTTGTGTGTGAAGCATCATAGGTTTGAGGTGTTGAAGGTTTTGGTGGGGTGTGTTGGGAAAGATGATGACTTTGTGAATTGGAGGGATGGGGATGGCAACACTGTTTTGCATGTGGCTGTGGCCAAGAAGCAATTAGAG GTGATAAATTACTTGCTGGATAATACAAAGATCGAAGTAAATGCCCAAAATTCAAATGGCTTCACCGCATTGGATGTCTTATCGCATAGTACTAGAGATTTACGAGACTTGGAAATCAAAGAATCCCTTCAATATTCCGGAGcttcaaaatttattaagaaGGCACCGTCTGTTATGTTTGATCAAGATACAGTGCAAGTTCCTACCACAATGCAGCCACTGATGTCAAAGAGGAGGAGTTTAAGGCAACTAGTATTTAAGCCGAAGCAGAAAGAAGTTGATTGGTTGGGTAGGAAACGAAGTTCGTTAATGGTTGTGGCTTCACTAATTGCTACAGTGGCATTTCAGTCTGCAATAAACCCGCCAGGTGCTGTTTGGCAGTCGGACTATCTGGAAGATAGCAATGGCAACCCTGTGGATAAACCACACCATGCTGGGCAGTCAGTGATGGCCGATACAGAACCAAGTCTGTATGGACTGTACATGATTTCCAATACACTTGCTTTCCTTTCATCACTGAGCATAATTCTATTACTTGTGAGTGGATTGCCTATGAAGCGGCGCAGATGGATGTGGATTCAGATGGTGATCATGTGGGTTGCAATCACAGCGCTAACAGCTACGTATTTTATTGGACTGATATTTATGACACCACAACAGCAGAAGGGGGGTTACCTGTATCATGTGACCCAAGTTTCTGTGCTTGTATGGATGGCACTGATGGGGATCGTGTTTTTTGGTAATGTTGTTCGGGCAGCAAGATGGCTACTTAGAAAGTATGGATGCATGAAGAAGAAACCTAGAGATGATTCGCTTGATGAAGATTATGACATTGATGACCTTTGA
- the LOC112169650 gene encoding 17.1 kDa class II heat shock protein yields MPISAAPNHPRTNFQSTRTPTALTTKQANISLTKKRRMDFRIMGLDAPIMTALQQLQQLADFPEENEKTSNAPTRTYVRDAKAMASTPADVKEYPNSYVFVIDMPGLKSGDIKVQVEDDNVLLISGERKREDEKEGVKYLRMERRVGKFMRKFVLPENANADAISAVCQDGVLTVTVEKVPPPQPKTKTIEVKIG; encoded by the coding sequence ATGCCCATATCCGCTGCTCCCAATCATCCACGAACAAATTTCCAAAGCACTCGAACACCTACAGCTCTCACAACCAAACAAGCAAACATTTCACTAACCAAGAAGAGGAGAATGGATTTCAGAATCATGGGTCTGGATGCTCCAATCATGACAGCACTGCAGCAGCTACAGCAGCTGGCGGACTTCCCTGAGGAGAACGAGAAGACCTCCAACGCCCCGACCCGGACCTACGTCCGCGACGCCAAGGCTATGGCTTCCACTCCGGCCGACGTGAAGGAGTACCCCAATTCCTACGTGTTCGTGATCGACATGCCGGGGCTCAAGTCAGGGGACATCAAGGTGCAGGTGGAGGATGACAATGTGCTTCTGATCAGCGGCGAGAGGAAGAGGGAGGACGAGAAAGAGGGGGTAAAGTATTTGAGGATGGAGAGGAGGGTTGGCAAGTTTATGAGGAAGTTTGTGCTGCCTGAGAATGCTAATGCTGATGCCATTTCTGCTGTTTGCCAAGATGGGGTTCTTACTGTGACTGTGGAGAAGGTGCCACCGCCTCAGCCGAAGACCAAGACTATTGAGGTCAAGATTGGTTAG
- the LOC112169649 gene encoding 17.1 kDa class II heat shock protein, giving the protein MDLMIPLRNMGVDSNLLDALHDLLDFSDEQNQASHHAPSRQYVREAKAMSATPADVKETQNAYIFVIDVPGLKSDQIKVHLEDDNVLVVCGERKREKERDKGVRYLRMERRLGKYLKKFVLPENADVEKISAECQDGVLTIVVEKKPPPELKKPKIVQVRIGDSQEGQQGQGGQWGQEGQSGGQGDQWGQKGQGGQEGQGGQDGNSR; this is encoded by the coding sequence ATGGACCTCATGATTCCCCTGAGGAACATGGGTGTCGACAGCAACCTCCTGGATGCCCTCCACGACCTTTTGGACTTCTCTGACGAGCAAAACCAGGCGAGCCACCATGCGCCTTCGCGCCAATACGTCCGGGAAGCCAAGGCCATGTCGGCTACTCCAGCTGACGTGAAGGAGACTCAGAATGCCTACATCTTTGTGATAGATGTGCCCGGGCTGAAGTCGGACCAGATCAAAGTCCATCTGGAAGACGACAACGTTTTGGTGGTGTGCGGCGAGAGGaagagggagaaggagagagacaAGGGAGTGAGGTACCTGAGGATGGAGAGGAGGCTCGGCAAGTATCTCAAGAAGTTTGTGCTGCCGGAGAATGCTGATGTAGAGAAGATCAGTGCCGAGTGTCAGGATGGGGTATTGACTATTGTGGTGGAGAAGAAGCCGCCGCCGGAGCTGAAGAAGCCCAAGATTGTTCAGGTGAGGATTGGCGACAGCCAAGAAGGCCAACAGGGTCAAGGTGGCCAGTGGGGCCAAGAGGGTCAAAGTGGAGGTCAAGGAGACCAGTGGGGTCAAAAGGGCCAAGGAGGTCAAGAGGGTCAGGGTGGCCAAGATGGCAACAGCCGCTAG
- the LOC112169648 gene encoding 25S rRNA (cytosine-C(5))-methyltransferase NSUN5 has product MARTRIAATPPSTAAEKSENRRRLRMERSALFARREAAKVLKLVLQGDSRRRSVGSIKSLVYSPSVRNKKGTFALVCETLKHLKIIKQVLNAADVLNSKWRKQDELVYIVTYDVLFGQVTSSTGDAERFLLLRKKALQAALDRLLVKKKVKSVEELIARDQTPEISTPRYVRVNTLKIDVNTALLELQKQYKVQKDDLVPDLLILPPGSDLHDHPLIVNGSVFMQGKASSMVAAALAPKPGWEVLDACSAPGNKTVHLAALMGGEGKIIACELNEERVKRLKETIRLSGASNIKVLHGDFLQLNPEDPAYSKVHAILLDPSCSGSGTASARLDHLLPSSAPGHTADFTETERLNKLAAFQQKALAHALSFPEVERIVYSTCSVNQIENEDVVSSVLPLAESYGFELETPFPKWQRRGLPVFKGAERLLRTDPIEDKEGFFIALFVRKGSYQSEEPDLTNEKNTHRNRHASKRIVVPPTTNLFKIWAHAQLSRPNCSCCG; this is encoded by the exons ATGGCGCGTACGAGAATTGCAGCGACCCCGCCGTCGACGGCGGCCGAGAAATCAGAAAACCGGCGCCGTTTAAGGATGGAGAGGTCGGCGCTGTTCGCTAGGAGAGAGGCGGCGAAGGTTTTGAAGCTGGTTCTCCAAGGCGACTCCCGCCGCCGGTCCGTCGGCTCTATCAAGTCGCTCGTTTACAGTCCCTCGGTGAGAAACAAGAAGGGAACTTTCGCTCTGGTCTGCGAAACCCTAAAGC ATCTTAAGATAATCAAACAGGTGTTGAATGCTGCAGACGTTCTGAATAGCAAGTGGAGG AAGCAAGACGAGTTGGTTTACATTGTCACATATGATGTTCTTTTCGGCCAG GTGACTTCGTCAACTGGTGATGCGGAGAGATTTCTATTGCTTCGGAAAAAGGCTCTGCAGGCAGCTCTAGATCGCCTTTTAGTGAAGAAAAAAGTGAAGAGCGTTGAAGAGTTGATAGCTCGTGATCAAACTCCTG AGATTTCAACACCTCGGTATGTTCGTGTTAATACTCTGAAAATTGATGTCAATACGGCCCTGCTTGAATTACAGAAACAATACAAG GTTCAAAAGGATGATCTGGTTCCTGACTTGTTGATTCTTCCACCTGGTAGTGACTTGCATGACCATCCTCTAATAGTCAATGGAAGTGTCTTCATGCAA GGAAAGGCAAGCTCTATGGTTGCAGCAGCCCTCGCTCCAAAACCAGGGTGGGAG gttcttgatgCATGCTCAGCTCCAGGAAACAAAACCGTCCACCTAGCAGCTCTAATGGGAGGTGAAGGAAAAATCATAGCGTGTGAGCTGAATGAAGAGAGGGTTAAACGATTAAAAGAGACAATCAGACTCTCTGGTGCTTCTA ATATTAAGGTTCTGCATGGAGATTTCTTACAGTTGAACCCTGAGGATCCCGCATATTCCAAG GTCCACGCCATTCTTTTGGATCCTTCCTGCTCTGGATCTGGGACGGCTTCTGCAAGATTAGATCATTTGCTCCCTTCTTCTGCTCCGGGTCACACTGCTGACTTCACAGAGACAGAAAGACTGAACAAGCTTGCGGCTTTTCAGCAAAAAGCTCTGGCTCATGCTTTATCTTTCCCAGAAGTGGAAAGAATTGTTTACAGCACATGCTCtgtcaaccaaattgaaaacgAAGATGTTGTCAGTTCTGTTCTACCTCTTGCTGAATCTTATGGTTTTGAACTTGAAACTCCGTTTCCCAAATGGCAGCGCCGTGGTCTTCCAGTTTTCAAGGGTG CTGAACGACTGCTTCGAACTGATCCCATTGAGGACAAAGAAGGCTTCTTCATTGCTTTGTTTGTCAGAAAAGGCTCCTATCAATCGGAGGAACCTGATTTGACCAACGAAAAAAACACCCACAGAAATCGACATGCCAGTAAGAGAATAGTTGTACCACCCACTACCAATTTGTTTAAAATTTGGGCGCATGCTCAGTTGAGCAGGCCAAATTGTAGTTGTTGTGGATGA
- the LOC112169651 gene encoding 17.9 kDa class II heat shock protein, producing MDFRIMGLDAPILTALQHLADLPEETEKTFNNAPTRTYVRDAKAMAATPADVKELPNSYVFVIDMPGLKSGDIKVQVEDDNVLLISGERKREEEKEGAKYVRMERRVGKFMRKFVLPENANADAISAVCQDGVLTVTVEKLPPPQPKKPKTIEVKIG from the coding sequence ATGGATTTCAGAATCATGGGTCTGGATGCTCCAATCTTAACAGCACTGCAGCACCTGGCGGACCTCCCGGAGGAGACCGAGAAGACCTTCAACAACGCCCCCACCCGGACCTACGTCCGCGACGCCAAGGCCATGGCTGCCACTCCGGCCGACGTGAAGGAGTTGCCCAATTCCTATGTCTTCGTCATCGACATGCCTGGCCTCAAGTCAGGGGACATCAAGGTGCAGGTGGAGGATGACAATGTGCTTCTGATCAGCGGCGAGAGGAAGAGGGAGGAGGAGAAAGAGGGGGCTAAGTATGTGAGGATGGAGAGGAGGGTCGGTAAGTTTATGAGGAAGTTTGTTCTGCCTGAGAATGCTAATGCTGATGCCATTTCTGCTGTTTGCCAAGATGGGGTTCTGACTGTGACTGTGGAGAAGCTGCCACCTCCTCAGCCGAAAAAGCCCAAGACTATTGAGGTCAAGATTGGTTAG